The following are encoded in a window of Alosa sapidissima isolate fAloSap1 chromosome 10, fAloSap1.pri, whole genome shotgun sequence genomic DNA:
- the cyth2 gene encoding cytohesin-2 — translation MTVGSDTYMPKSKTPKMDDLDYIPADLSPEERSELEEIRRRKGALLQEIQRLREELREAIIEVEGLEASTEGSKTLQKSRHVAMGRKKFNMDPKKGIVFLVDNELLRHTQEDIAQFLYKGEGLNKTAIGDYLGERDDFNIKVLQAFVDLHEFTDLNLVQALRQFLWSFRLPGEAQKIDRMMEAFAQRYCHCNPGVFQSTDTCYVLSFAIIMLNTSLHNPNVRDKPGVERFISMNRGINEGGDLPEDLLRNLYESIKNEPFKIPEDDGNDLTHTFFNPDREGWLLKLGGRVKTWKRRWFILTDNCLYYFEYTTDKEPRGIIPLENLSIREVEDPRKPNCFELYIPNNRGQLIKACKTEADGRVVEGNHMVYRISAPTPEEKDEWIHAINSAVSVDPFYEMLAARKKRISLKKKEEQP, via the exons ATGACAGTCGGCTCTGACACATATATGCCTAAAAGCAAAACGCCAAAAATGGATGACCTGGACTACA TCCCAGCAGATCTTAGCCCTGAGGAGCGCTCTGAGCTAGAGGAGATCCGCCGCAGGAAGGGAGCTCTGCTGCAGGAGATCCAGAGGCTGCGAGAGGAGCTCAGGGAGGCCATCATCGAGGTGGAGGGGCTAGAGGCGAGCACAGAGGGCAG CAAAACACTACAGAAGAGTCGGCATGTGGCGATGGGTCGGAAGAAGTTCAACATGGACCCTAAGAAA GGCATTGTTTTTCTTGTGGACAATGAGCTgctaagacacacacaagaagaCATTGCTCAGTTCCTGTACAAAGGCGAAGGCTTAAACAAAACTGCCATTGGAGACTACCTGGGTGAAAG aGATGACTTCAACATTAAAGTCCTGCAGGCGTTCGTTGACCTCCATGAGTTCACTGACCTCAACCTGGTGCAGGCTCTCAG ACAGTTCCTGTGGAGTTTCCGGTTGCCAGGGGAGGCGCAGAAGATTGACAGAATGATGGAGGCCTTCGCTCAGAGATACTGTCACTGCAATCCGGGAGTGTTCCAAAGCACAG ACACCTGCTACGTGCTGTCGTTCGCCATCATCATGCTGAACACCAGCCTGCACAACCCCAACGTGCGGGACAAGCCCGGCGTGGAACGTTTCATCTCCATGAACCGCGGCATCAACGAGGGTGGAGACCTGCCCGAGGACCTGCTGCgg AACCTGTACGAGAGCATCAAGAACGAGCCGTTCAAGATCCCTGAGGATGATGGCAACGACCTGACACACACCTTCTTCAACCCCGACAGAGAGGGCTGGCTCCTCAAACTGG GTGGACGAGTGAAGACTTGGAAGAGACGATGGTTTATCCTGACCGATAACTGCCTCTATTACTTTGAGTACACAACG GACAAGGAGCCCAGAGGCATTATCCCCCTGGAGAATCTGAGTATTCGGGAAGTGGAGGACCCCAGAAAACCG AACTGTTTCGAGCTGTACATCCCCAACAACCGGGGCCAGCTGATCAAGGCGTGTAAGACGGAGGCCGATGGGCGAGTTGTGGAGGGGAATCACATGGTCTACCGAATCTCCGCCCCCACGCCAGAGGAGAAGGACGAGTGGATACACGCCATCAA tTCTGCTGTGAGTGTGGACCCTTTCTATGAGATGCTAGCTGCCAGGAAGAAGCGCATCTCtttaaagaaaaaagaagagcaGCCGTAG
- the sphk2 gene encoding sphingosine kinase 2 translates to MRSPEPQVPSPSEALLHGQFDGWSTGGTGGGGSGGGGGGNGGNNSCPNSPGGPASLQASSPAASYALTLTHTHIHVQRLSPRPGKEARLLLPLVELAGCSCPRAPAPPLLVLYWYPPGRRRKGVSRRRQVRAYLAESRAEAEKWYAAVQCLLRGVVVSATTEFSKSLLPRPRRLLLLVNPFSGRGQAMQWCQTHILPMIREANISYNLIQTERQNHARELIREISLQEWDGIIIVSGDGLLHEVINGLMERPDWETAIKTPVGILPCGSGNALAGSVNHYAGYDMCLREPLLLNCCFLLCRGGVRPMDLVSVTTSPISSSSSNQNGRPAAPRRLFSFLSVAWGFVSDVDIESERYRGLGSARFTLGTLVRLASLRSYKGRLSYLPPNAVTPSPDTTTTTPPQRRPLSRSITEGLESFCRTPIHRTISDMGLSEQRSLRKGDGEREREREKEREERERERERRRERARGVKVVRASSLAEDRERELEAEGRLGTTERLEGNEEEREEDMEDRGSENDSRSSREEGRSEGQREGGGGVDGEEGVMEAREVSEGYGLVMGREAQECPDGDLDSEEPPEPRTAVRKNSALSSQIAKAFFSQPISASADSDTEMEPAAYGQQDEDANGTYFQREAFPPPDTRERSLTISSPFRHSPFSYKPKALDLNQNSARPRPLSLLHHHSHSNSLPPKLPSLSLSLSPTPPSSPSCASPHASSYLAPRPNTPGSSSPSPSLRSPSPSFSFDIAEPAGPLKNRPNVCGPYIPPRDDLLPPLDQPLPTRDWVTIEGDFVLVLAIYQSHLGADLHAAPNARFDDGLIHLTFVRAGISRATLLRLFLAMERGAHLSLSSPYVSHVTAKAFRLQPLSSRGTLTVDGELVPYGPLQAQVHPSMARLIVGDSGVRITRF, encoded by the exons ATGCGCTCCCCAGAGCCACAGGTCCCGTCCCCGTCCGAAGCCCTGCTCCATGGCCAGTTTGATGGTTGGAGCACAGGTGGCACTGGAGGTGGTggtagtggaggaggaggaggtggcaaCGGGGGCAATAACAGCTGTCCCAATAGCCCAGGGGGGCCGGCGTCTCTACAGGCCAGCAGCCCGGCGGCCAGCTACGCCCTgacgctcacgcacacacacatccacgtgCAGCGGCTCTCGCCGCGGCCGGGCAAGGAGGCGCGGCTGCTCCTGCCCCTGGTGGAGCTGGCGGGGTGCAGTTGCCCCCGCGCCCCGGCTCCGCCGCTCCTGGTGCTCTACTGGTACCCGCCGGGCCGCCGCAGGAAGGGCGTGTCCCGGCGCAGGCAGGTAAGGGCGTACCTGGCCGAGAGCCGAGCCGAGGCCGAGAAGTGGTACGCCGCCGTCCAGTGCCTGCTGAGAGGAGTCGTCGTCAGTGCCACCACAG AATTTAGCAAAAGCCTGTTGCCCCGCCCTCGTCGCCTGCTGCTGTTGGTCAATCCTTTCAGTGGGCGGGGCCAGGCCATGCAGTGGTGTCAAACACACATCCTGCCAATGATCAGAGAGGCTAACATCAGCTACAACCTCATACAAACAG AGCGCCAGAACCATGCACGAGAGCTCATCAGGGAGATTTCCCTGCAGGAGTGGGACGGTATCATCATAGTGTCCGGTGATGGACTCCTTCATGAG GTGATAAATGGTCTCATGGAAAGGCCAGACTGGGAGACGGCCATAAAGACTCCAGTGGGAATTCTACCATGCGGGTCTGGGAATGCCCTAGCTGGATCCGTAAACCACTATGCGGG gtatgACATGTGCCTTCGAGAGCCCCTTCTCCTGAACTGCTGCTTCTTACTCTGCCGAGGCGGGGTGAGACCCATGGACCTGGTCTCCGTGACGACCAGTCccatttcctcctcctcctccaatcaGAATGGGCGGCCGGCCGCCCCCAGACGCCTCTTCTCCTTCCTGTCCGTGGCGTGGGGCTTCGTGTCGGACGTGGACATTGAGAGCGAGCGGTACCGGGGCCTGGGCTCGGCCCGCTTCACGCTAGGCACGCTGGTTCGGTTGGCGTCTCTGCGCTCCTACAAAGGCCGTCTGTCCTACCTGCCCCCCAACGCTGTCACCCCATCCCctgacaccaccaccaccaccccgccTCAGAGGCGCCCTCTGTCCCGCAGCATCACAGAGGGCCTGGAGAGCTTCTGCCGCACCCCCATCCACCGCACCATCTCCGACATGGGCCTCAGCGAACAGAGAAGCCTGCGCAAGGGAGATggggagcgggagagagagcgggagaaagagagggaggagagagagagggagcgagagaggaggagggagagggcgaGAGGGGTCAAGGTGGTCCGCGCCAGCAGCCTGGCGGAGGACAGGGAAAGGGAGCTGGAGGCGGAGGGGAGGTTGGGGACGACCGAGAGGTTGGAAGGGAacgaggaagagagggaggaggacatGGAGGATAGAGGGAGCGAGAACGACAGCAGAAGTAgcagagaggagggcaggagcgagggacagagagagggaggtggaggggtggatggggaggagggggtgatgGAGGCGAGAGAGGTGAGTGAGGGCTACGGACTGGTGATGGGCCGCGAGGCGCAGGAATGCCCCGACGGTGACCTGGACTCCGAGGAGCCGCCCGAGCCGCGAACGGCCGTCCGCAAGAACTCTGCGCTGTCCAGCCAGATCGCCAAAGCCTTCTTCAGCCAGCCAATCAGTGCCAGCGCTGACTCGGACACTGAGATGGAGCCGGCGGCGTACGGCCAGCAGGACGAGGACGCCAACGGCACGTACTTCCAGCGCGAGGCCTTCCCGCCGCCGGACACGCGCGAGCGCTCGCTGACCATCTCCTCGCCGTTCCGCCACTCGCCCTTCTCCTACAAGCCCAAAGCGCTGGACCTGAACCAGAACTCGGCCCGGCCGCGGCCGCTCTCGCTGCTGCACCACCACTCACACTCCAACTCGCTCCCGCCCAAGCTGCCCTCGCTGTCGCTATCGCTGTCCCCCACGCCGCCCTCCTCGCCCAGCTGCGCCTCGCCCCACGCCTCCTCCTACCTGGCCCCGCGGCCCAACACGCCCggctcctcctccccctccccctcgctgcgctccccctccccttccttCAGCTTTGACATTGCCGAGCCCGCGGGGCCCCTGAAGAACCGTCCAAACGTGTGCGGCCCCTACATCCCGCCCCGCGACGACCTCCTGCCCCCCCTGGACCAGCCGTTGCCCACGCGCGACTGGGTGACCATCGAGGGGGACTTTGTGCTGGTGCTGGCCATCTACCAGTCGCACCTGGGCGCGGACCTGCATGCGGCGCCGAACGCCCGTTTCGACGACGGCCTGATCCACCTGACGTTTGTGCGGGCGGGCATCTCACGTGCCACGCTGCTGCGCCTCTTCCTGGCGATGGAGAGGGGCGCGCACCTCTCCCTGAGCTCACCGTACGTGAGCCACGTGACTGCCAAGGCCTTCCGTCTGCAGCCCCTCTCATCCAGGGGCACCCTCACTGTGGACGGGGAGCTGGTGCCCTATGGACCCCTGCaggcccag GTTCATCCCTCCATGGCCCGACTCATTGTGGGAGACTCAGGAGTCCGAATCACCAGGTTCTGA